A stretch of DNA from Tachyglossus aculeatus isolate mTacAcu1 chromosome 5, mTacAcu1.pri, whole genome shotgun sequence:
TTGGAATGAATCTGATGGTTTAAACAGGTCTTCCCTCTTGCCCACCAGCTGGAAATCCCAATGGGATTTCTGAGGAGAGAGTTCCTGACCATTTCTCACCTTCCCTGACCAGGTGGCCCCTGCTATTACTGGGCTACCAAGACCGAACCAGCACCCAGTCCCCTGGTTCCACCCAACCCCAGAGGcacgccacccccaccccaatcccacccAGCAAGGCAATTGATCGGCAAATCATCACCAGTTTCTCACGATCTTCTATGGACTGTAGATACTGCTGTTTACCCTCCTGGGATTCATCTTTCTTCTTTAAGTATGGCTCAATGGATTTGTACTGGGCATAGAAGTTACTTAAATCCTGAGGGAAGGACAAAAGGCAAGGAGTGAGGCAAATCCCACTGCCGTGGTTACTACCAATTCACAGCAACCTTCCTGAGCTGATGAAACGAGTTGTCGAGTTTCTCCAAGCCTGTCCCAAGTGGGCCGCCTCCGAAAGGGTCTTCAGCGGAGGCGGTCCCACAATCAGAGCCGTCACGCCACTCTTCCCGGAACATTTCCTTGAACCCCGGAGAGCTAGATTCCCCACCTGGTGCTCTCCCCCCGTGGGCCACCCAACCCCAGAAGCAACGACCACCAGAGATCAAATGCCTGAAGTCTCTTTAGTCAGTTTTTCCACCTCAGCATTTTCAGTTCCCTTTCTGCACCACCAGCTACTACTATATCAGGAGATGAGGCGGCGGCCTAAGGAAATTGCTCCACCCACTGCCTAATAACAAGGCTCTAGCGAAACTAGGATTGTCTCCAGTCGGCACTTTCTAGGACCAAAAAACAAGAGAGGTGCAGAAACTCACAGGAACCAGATCCTTCACCACGTACATGTGGGGTAGGGGGTAGATTTTAGAAACTTTGTTGATGTCGGGGTCGATTCTTCTGGTGCAAGCCAGGGTGTTGCCCCCGTTGATGTTCATTGCACAAGAGCCACAGatacctgagagagagagagacaagcctTGAACACAAGGAAAAACAATGCTTCCCTACAGTGTCAGCCCAACCCTTCCTCAACCTCTGCTGTTCTCACCCCGACTTGGGAGTCGGGGGGCTGCCTGACACCACGGCACCATCTGGAGACCCCTGCATAGAGATCGCTACCACCCCAGTCCTGTCTCCCACCCCCGAGGAGTGGTCCTCGGCTGAACATCAAGAAGTggttctcccactcctcctccccaaggGACACCAGGACTAGGGCTCCAAATAGCCTCACACATAAGTAGGGCACCGATCAAAGCCagtgcctgtgctctctccttttctgtctcccagTGTCACAAATGGCAACTTCGCCACAACAAGCTATCCAAGGGCCTAGAAACAAGAGTTGCTTTGGCCTGGCTCCGTTCCCTGGACCCTTTAACTCTTCGCTCTGTCCGTTTTTTCAAACACCACCTTTTCCAGGCTCCTGACCACCGTACCTCTTTTGGCGTTTCACCTCAGTAGCCAAGAAGACACAATTACCTGCTTGCATCTGATACATCACTAACCCACCACCTCCGCCCTTCCcaagtcaaggggcagagctccTTTCCTTGACTGCTCTGAAGCATTTCAGAACTGAACGGCCATGCAAAAGCAGAAGATGGCATTTAGAAAGCTCCTGAACCTTGTGTTTTGGAAACCATTTCTGGCCAAGTTTTGAATGAAAGGCATTAAAACAAGGACTTCCCCTTCATGAGCTGGCTAAGCTCCCCCTGCCATCCCTCAACATTAGTAATACCACATTCGTTTCCACAATTCCACTTGGGATCCAACAGATTGAAGAGCGTGGAGGCTTGGGGTTAGTATGGAACAGAGACAGCCCAACTAGGTTTCCCTTTATTTGGCCCTAGCGTGACCCATGGATCTGAGAAATCCCCAGCTCCTTTGCTTGAAAAATGCAAcctcgatggaatttattgaatgcttaccatatgctgagcactgtactaagtgcttgggagagtataatacagtagagttgggagacacgattcctgccctttaGGAGATTATCCATACAACTGACAAAGTTGTTGGGCAAGCCAAAAGAACCCGGGATCCTCTGTTTCCCCCAAGTTCACCGGGGCAAAGGTACCCAGACCGAAGGCTGGTCTTCAACAGTTCTCAGTAACGTCATACAGCTCCAGCTGTATCCGGAGGGCTGAAGTGATGGAGTAACCGTTTCAGTTATGGTCACTGAAGGAAATGTACAATGAGAGCCTAGTATCTGAATCTAAGTGACTTTGACTTTTTTGTACTTTCACCAAAGAAGGGTGGGTGTAATGAACCCAAGCTCACTTGGAAAAATGCCAGCAGCTCTAAAATCTGTACAACATGACCCTCCAACTGGGCGGAGGCTCTACCGTTAGCCCTTCCCTGTGCCCTTTCAGAAGAAAGGGGTACCTTCTCGGCATGATCTCCGGAAAGTCAGAGTGGCATCCATTTCATTTTTTATCTTGATCAGCGCATCCAACACCATGGGCCCGCACCTAACGACAAAAACGACCGGCAAAAATTGCACAAATCCGTCccatcaccctccctctccccctgctccaggGGCTTCTTTTCTAACCCACACAGTCTCCTTGACCTGTTTCATTTTTCAGCCTGTTTCCACGGCAGCCTGCGAAAAAGATGGCTGATTCTACTTTTGTGCACTGGCACCAGAGACCTTTAGCACATCCCAAGTCCAAACTGGGGGGAACCCTTTGAGGCGACGGAATACTAGTGAGTCAGATGATTTGCAGATTCAATTAGGACCAGACCGTTTCTAATAAGAATGAAAAGATGTTAAGGGGAAAGTCCGTAAAAGCCCCCAGCATTAAGTCTCCAAATTCAAAAGCACAACAATTTACCTCTAACTGGGAAGTGGGGCCATAGGAGCACGGATTTAGAAATCTGCCAGGCTGGGCCATTTTGGGGCGAGGGAGCCTGGGTTGACCCCGGCTTCTGATGCTCAGAAATTGCCACTTCTCGTGGGATTCCTGGGTGAGCAGCACGCCCCAAGTTTGTGGCCCCGTGATCTGCCTCTGTAGGAGACGTAAGTGCCTTCGGAGGGGTCACTTTGGGCATTTTGACACTGACCTTCTCTTTACTAATCCCAGCAGCTCTGGTTTTTgccctggggtgggcaggggaacgGTCGCCCCTGTAACTGAGATGGCCCCTGACTGGACGCCCACCGCCCTATTTCACCACGACACTCACTTGTTCAGGTCTATCTCGTAGGTCTGCATGTGAGGCTTGTCTCCGGGCTTGTCAGGGTCCCATCTGTAGATGGCAAATTTCTTAATGCGAGGAGCTGCCGCCGCCTGGCTCTGAGCCCCACGGATGGCCTGGAAGCAAAGAATCGGGGGAGCGGGAAGGAAAAGAGTCAGAAGAGAAAACTGGCTGGGGTAAACCCTCGATCTGTTTATTCTGTCACTGCTGAAATGTGGACTTCTAGTGGGCCTGCTTCAGAGACCACAAATTCTACAATTTCTGGCttatagagcacagatctgggagccagacggtcatgggctctaatcctgatcctgtgtgaccttgggcaagtcacttctctgggcctcagtgtcctcatctgtagaatggggatgatgagcgtgagccctatgtgggacagggacttggtccactctgactaccttcattcattcattcaatcgtatttgttgagcgcttactgtgtgcagagcaccgtactaagcgcttggaaagtacaattcggcaacagatagagacaatccgtacccaacaacgggctcacagtctagaaagggggggagacagataacaaaacaaagcaaaacaagtagacaggcatccagggcatcaatataaatagaattatagacatcattaataaaatagaataatacatccgtatctattcaagtgctgtggggagggggtagagcagagggagggagttggggtgatggggaggggaggagcagaggaaaaggggggctcagtatgggaaggcctcctggaggaggtgagatttcagtagggctttgaagaggggaaagtgtgctagtttggcagatgtgaggagggagggcattccaggctagaggtaggacgttgttgccgacttgtacttcccaagagcttagtacagtgctctgcacacagtaagtgctcaataaatatgattgaatgaatgaagtgggccaggggtcaacggcatgacaggtgagaatgaggcacagtgaggtgtgggctgagctgtagaaggagaggaatagtgtggagtttctgcctgatacaaaggttgacaggcaaccactggagatttttgagaaggagggGTGACATGGCAAGAGcacttctttagaaagataatctgggcagcagagtgaagtatagactgaagtggggagagacaggaggttgggaaatcagaaaggatgctgcttagaacacagcttggcacacaataagcatttaacaagtaccataataataataattattattattataattaagagagaaaggaggaaggtgcGGGGGGAAAGGTAAAAACattagggaggggaggatgggggtggcggTGTGTGTGTCAGCAAAATGACAGGATTTTTGAAAGGATGATGTTTTGGAGTAGAAAATAAAGGAAAATTCCAAATTGGGCACCTCGAACTGCTTTTTCCGATCTTTGGGCTCTAACAACCTAAGAGGCTGTATTGTTAATAATGTCCAACTGCAAACATCATTACAATCTTAAAAAATGGAAGGGTGCCACTTGAGGATTTGTGCGAATCACAAACTTCA
This window harbors:
- the SDHB gene encoding succinate dehydrogenase [ubiquinone] iron-sulfur subunit, mitochondrial; its protein translation is MAAAFRVSLRRSGPAVTLRGGGCLQAIRGAQSQAAAAPRIKKFAIYRWDPDKPGDKPHMQTYEIDLNKCGPMVLDALIKIKNEMDATLTFRRSCREGICGSCAMNINGGNTLACTRRIDPDINKVSKIYPLPHMYVVKDLVPDLSNFYAQYKSIEPYLKKKDESQEGKQQYLQSIEDREKLDGLYECILCACCSTSCPSYWWNGDKYLGPAVLMQAYRWMIDSRDEFTEERLAQLQDPFSLYRCHTIMNCTRTCPKGLNPGKAIAEIKKMMATYKEKASA